Proteins encoded in a region of the Streptomyces sp. NBC_00258 genome:
- a CDS encoding DUF6274 family protein, with the protein MAATARHETRALLRAHLSAASGYRHRTRHCPICHRLLRLASESAPYDQESPETSYEDESTSPA; encoded by the coding sequence ATGGCGGCGACAGCTCGACATGAGACGCGAGCCCTGCTCCGCGCCCACCTGTCGGCCGCCTCCGGCTACCGCCATCGGACAAGGCACTGCCCGATCTGCCACCGGCTCCTCAGACTGGCCTCCGAGAGCGCTCCCTACGACCAGGAGAGCCCCGAGACCTCCTACGAGGACGAGAGCACCTCCCCGGCGTGA
- the bldC gene encoding developmental transcriptional regulator BldC, translated as MTARTPDAEPLLTPAEVATMFRVDPKTVTRWAKAGKLTSIRTLGGHRRYREAEVRALLAGIPQQRSEV; from the coding sequence ATGACCGCTCGCACCCCTGATGCCGAGCCGCTGCTGACCCCCGCTGAGGTTGCCACGATGTTCCGCGTGGACCCGAAGACGGTGACGCGGTGGGCGAAGGCCGGCAAGCTCACTTCGATCCGCACGCTCGGCGGCCATCGCCGTTACCGCGAGGCCGAGGTTCGTGCCCTGCTCGCGGGTATCCCGCAGCAGCGCAGCGAAGTCTGA
- a CDS encoding Leu/Phe/Val dehydrogenase — MTDVSDGVLHTLFHSDQGGHEQVVLCQDRASGLKAVIAIHSTALGPALGGTRFYPYASEEEAVADALNLSRGMSYKNAMAGLDHGGGKAVIIGDPEQIKSEELLLAYGRFVASLGGRYVTACDVGTYVADMDVVARECRWTTGRSPENGGAGDSSVLTAFGVFQGMRASAQHLWGDPSLRGRRVGIAGVGKVGHHLVEHLLEDGAEVVITDVRAESVRRILDKHPSGGVTAVADTQSLIRVEGLDIYAPCALGGALNDDSVPVLTAKIVCGAANNQLEHAGVEKDLADRGILYAPDYVVNAGGVIQVADELHGFDFERCRAKAAKIFDTTLAIFARAKEDGIPPAAAADRIAEHRMAEARRP, encoded by the coding sequence GTGACCGACGTATCCGACGGCGTCCTGCACACCCTGTTCCACTCGGATCAGGGCGGCCATGAGCAAGTCGTGCTCTGCCAGGACCGAGCCAGTGGCCTCAAGGCCGTCATCGCCATCCACTCGACCGCCCTGGGCCCCGCCCTCGGCGGCACGCGCTTCTACCCGTACGCGAGCGAGGAGGAGGCCGTCGCCGACGCGCTGAACCTCTCCCGCGGGATGTCGTACAAGAACGCCATGGCCGGGCTCGACCACGGCGGCGGCAAGGCCGTGATCATCGGGGATCCCGAACAGATCAAGAGCGAGGAGCTGCTCCTCGCGTACGGCCGCTTCGTGGCCTCGCTCGGTGGCCGCTACGTCACCGCGTGTGACGTCGGTACGTACGTGGCCGACATGGACGTCGTGGCGCGCGAGTGCCGCTGGACGACCGGACGCTCCCCCGAGAACGGCGGCGCGGGCGACTCGTCCGTCCTGACGGCCTTCGGTGTCTTCCAGGGCATGCGGGCCTCCGCACAGCACCTGTGGGGCGACCCCTCGCTGCGCGGCCGCAGGGTCGGCATCGCGGGCGTGGGCAAGGTCGGGCACCACCTGGTCGAGCATCTGCTGGAGGACGGCGCCGAGGTCGTGATCACGGACGTCAGGGCGGAGTCCGTACGGCGAATTCTGGACAAGCACCCGTCCGGCGGCGTGACGGCCGTCGCGGACACGCAGTCGCTGATCCGGGTGGAGGGGCTGGACATCTACGCCCCCTGCGCGCTGGGCGGCGCCCTGAACGACGACTCCGTGCCGGTGCTCACCGCGAAGATCGTCTGCGGTGCGGCCAACAACCAGCTGGAGCACGCCGGCGTCGAGAAGGACCTCGCCGACCGCGGGATCCTCTACGCGCCGGACTACGTGGTGAACGCCGGCGGTGTCATCCAGGTCGCCGACGAACTCCACGGATTCGACTTCGAGCGGTGCAGGGCGAAGGCCGCGAAGATCTTCGACACCACGCTGGCCATATTCGCACGTGCGAAGGAGGACGGGATTCCGCCGGCCGCCGCGGCCGACCGGATCGCCGAACACCGCATGGCGGAGGCACGCCGTCCCTGA
- a CDS encoding DUF3073 domain-containing protein, which yields MGRGRAKAKQTKVARQLKYSSGGTDLSRLANELGASTSQQPPNGEPFEDDDEEDDPYSQYADLYNDDEDEDDESGPTSQRRGA from the coding sequence ATGGGGCGCGGCCGGGCAAAGGCCAAGCAGACGAAGGTCGCCCGCCAGCTGAAGTACAGCAGCGGCGGGACTGACCTCTCGCGTCTGGCCAATGAGCTGGGCGCTTCGACTTCGCAACAGCCGCCGAATGGCGAGCCGTTCGAGGACGACGACGAGGAAGACGACCCGTACTCCCAGTACGCGGATCTCTACAACGACGACGAGGACGAGGACGACGAGTCCGGTCCCACGTCTCAACGCCGCGGCGCTTGA
- the purM gene encoding phosphoribosylformylglycinamidine cyclo-ligase: protein MSETTGASYAAAGVDIEAGDRAVELMKEWVKKTQRPEVLGGLGGFAGLFDASALKRYERPLLASATDGVGTKVDLARQLGVYDTIGHDLVAMVMDDIVVCGAEPLFMTDYICVGKVHPERVAAIVKGIAEGCVLAGCALVGGETAEHPGLLGPDDFDVAGAGTGVVEADRLLGADRIRTGDAVIAMAASGLHSNGYSLVRHVLFDRAKLKLDQHVAEFGRTLGEELLEPTKIYSLDCLALTRTTDVHAFSHITGGGLAANLARVIPDGLHAIVDRATWTPAPVFDLVGTTGQVDRLELEKTLNMGVGMIAIVPEESTDVALATLADRGVEAWVAGEITDRGEHETGAALINDYAPR, encoded by the coding sequence ATGTCTGAGACAACTGGTGCCAGCTACGCAGCCGCGGGCGTCGACATCGAAGCGGGCGACCGCGCCGTCGAACTCATGAAGGAGTGGGTGAAGAAGACGCAGCGCCCCGAGGTCCTCGGCGGACTCGGCGGCTTCGCCGGCCTCTTCGACGCCTCCGCCCTCAAGCGGTACGAGCGCCCGCTGCTCGCCTCCGCCACGGACGGCGTGGGCACGAAGGTCGACCTCGCCCGTCAGCTCGGCGTGTACGACACCATCGGCCACGACCTGGTCGCGATGGTCATGGACGACATCGTGGTGTGCGGCGCCGAGCCGCTCTTCATGACCGACTACATCTGCGTCGGCAAGGTCCACCCGGAGCGCGTGGCGGCCATCGTGAAGGGCATCGCCGAGGGCTGCGTCCTCGCGGGCTGCGCCCTGGTGGGCGGCGAGACGGCCGAGCACCCCGGCCTCCTCGGTCCGGACGACTTCGATGTCGCGGGCGCCGGTACGGGCGTTGTGGAGGCCGACCGGCTGCTCGGCGCGGATCGCATCCGTACGGGTGACGCGGTGATCGCCATGGCGGCCTCAGGCCTTCACTCGAACGGGTACTCACTCGTCCGGCACGTCCTCTTCGACCGCGCGAAGCTGAAGCTCGACCAGCACGTGGCGGAGTTCGGCCGCACGCTCGGCGAGGAGCTCCTGGAGCCCACCAAGATCTACTCGCTGGACTGTCTGGCCCTGACCCGCACGACCGACGTGCACGCCTTCTCGCACATCACGGGCGGCGGACTCGCGGCCAACCTGGCCCGGGTGATCCCGGACGGCCTCCACGCGATCGTGGACCGCGCCACCTGGACCCCGGCCCCCGTCTTCGACCTCGTGGGCACCACCGGCCAGGTGGACCGCCTGGAACTGGAAAAGACCCTCAACATGGGCGTCGGCATGATCGCGATCGTCCCGGAGGAGTCCACGGATGTGGCCCTCGCCACACTGGCCGACCGAGGCGTGGAGGCCTGGGTGGCAGGCGAGATCACAGACCGGGGCGAACACGAGACGGGCGCGGCCCTGATCAACGACTACGCGCCCCGTTGA